A region from the Mycobacterium heidelbergense genome encodes:
- a CDS encoding sensor domain-containing protein, with product MTFTRAVAALGTGLLAAGCTAVVGGTAQPAPNLKPRPLTGDAIRQVLLDDAALSRMLSQPFVARKPPVFGGPDELFQSGATVSPAACQGVTAMLQKSVYQSGPQPADVTNFAAVSWWNNGEPAQVISVMEGVVALSSAAQAEALFAKFSEQWQRCKGTTTTEHNGPISTTTDIGDVRVADSSNTVVAATNTATSTLPNMPALRPTPQARAIGIQSNCLVEVEVVFFGERRSSDPGSANLDTSAIDIAHGMMDKVNALS from the coding sequence GTGACGTTCACGCGAGCGGTTGCCGCACTGGGCACGGGCCTGCTGGCCGCGGGCTGCACGGCGGTTGTCGGTGGCACCGCGCAGCCGGCGCCGAACCTGAAGCCGCGACCGCTGACGGGCGACGCCATCAGGCAGGTGCTTCTCGACGACGCCGCGCTGTCGCGGATGCTCAGCCAGCCCTTTGTGGCCCGTAAGCCACCCGTGTTCGGCGGACCCGACGAGCTCTTCCAGAGCGGCGCAACGGTGTCGCCGGCCGCGTGTCAGGGCGTGACGGCGATGCTGCAGAAAAGCGTCTACCAATCCGGCCCCCAGCCTGCCGACGTCACGAATTTCGCGGCGGTGTCGTGGTGGAACAACGGCGAGCCGGCCCAAGTGATCAGCGTTATGGAGGGCGTGGTCGCGCTGTCCTCGGCCGCGCAAGCCGAGGCGCTGTTCGCGAAATTCTCGGAGCAGTGGCAGCGGTGCAAGGGCACCACGACGACGGAACACAACGGCCCGATCAGCACGACGACCGATATCGGCGACGTCCGCGTTGCCGATTCCTCCAATACTGTTGTCGCGGCGACCAATACCGCGACGTCGACACTGCCGAACATGCCGGCCCTGCGACCCACGCCGCAGGCGCGGGCCATCGGTATCCAGTCGAACTGCCTCGTCGAGGTCGAGGTGGTCTTCTTCGGCGAGCGGCGCTCTTCCGACCCGGGATCGGCCAATCTGGACACCAGCGCCATCGACATCGCGCACGGCATGATGGACAAGGTCAACGCCCTGAGCTGA
- a CDS encoding ribonuclease Z, translated as MIEITLLGTGSPIPDPNRAGPSTLVRAGGQVFLVDCGRGVLQRAAAVGVGAAGLSALLLTHLHSDHIGDLGDVLITRWISTFAPDPAPLPIIGPPGTAEVVAATLKAFDHDIGYRIAHHADLNAPPAVEVHEYTEGPVWDRDGVSIRVAPTDHRPVAPTIGFRIESGDASVVLAGDTVPCAGLDELAAGADALVHTVIRKDIVINIPQQRLQDICDYHSSVQEAAATAARAGVGTLVMTHYVPALIPGQEEQWRALAAGEFGGTIELGDDLHRVEVKARA; from the coding sequence ATGATCGAGATCACGCTGCTGGGAACCGGAAGCCCCATCCCGGACCCGAACCGCGCCGGGCCGTCGACGCTGGTGCGGGCGGGCGGACAGGTGTTCCTGGTGGACTGCGGGCGCGGGGTGCTGCAGCGCGCGGCGGCGGTCGGCGTGGGCGCCGCCGGGTTGTCGGCGCTGCTGCTCACCCACCTGCACAGCGACCACATCGGGGACCTCGGCGACGTGCTCATCACGCGCTGGATCAGCACCTTCGCGCCCGACCCGGCCCCGCTGCCGATCATCGGGCCGCCCGGCACCGCCGAGGTCGTAGCGGCGACGCTCAAGGCGTTCGACCACGACATCGGCTACCGGATCGCCCATCACGCCGACCTGAACGCGCCGCCGGCGGTCGAGGTGCACGAATACACCGAGGGCCCGGTCTGGGACCGCGACGGCGTCTCGATCCGGGTGGCCCCGACCGATCACCGGCCGGTGGCGCCGACGATCGGCTTCCGCATCGAATCCGGCGACGCCTCGGTGGTGCTGGCGGGAGACACGGTGCCCTGCGCCGGGCTCGACGAGCTGGCGGCCGGTGCCGACGCGTTGGTGCACACCGTGATCCGCAAGGACATCGTCATCAACATCCCGCAGCAGCGGCTGCAGGACATCTGCGACTACCACTCGTCGGTGCAGGAAGCGGCGGCGACGGCGGCCCGCGCCGGCGTGGGCACCCTGGTGATGACGCACTACGTGCCGGCGCTGATCCCCGGCCAGGAGGAGCAGTGGCGCGCGCTGGCGGCCGGCGAGTTCGGCGGGACGATCGAGCTCGGCGACGACCTGCACCGGGTCGAGGTCAAGGCGCGAGCGTAA
- a CDS encoding glycoside hydrolase family 15 protein produces MVLHADPADGAPEEAFETAPETVLASPIDFNAPGPLAPSGSLRNPFPPIADYAFLSDWETTCLISPAGSVEWLCVPRPDSPSVFGAILDRSAGHFRLGPYGVSVPSARRYLPGSLIMETTWQTPTGWLIVRDALVMGPWHDIERRSRTHRRTPMDWDAEHILLRTVRCVSGTAELMMSCEPAFDYHRVGAVWEYSANAYGEAIARASRQPDTHPTLRLTSNLRIGLEGREARARTRMKEGDDVFVALSWTKHPAPQTYEEAADRMWQTTECWRQWINIGNFPDHPWRAYLQRSALTLKGLTYSPTGALLAASTTSLPETPQGERNWDYRYAWVRDSTFALWGLYTLGLDREADDFFAFIADVSGANSNERHPLQVMYGVGGERSLVEDELHHLSGYDHARPVRIGNGAYDQVQHDIWGSILDSFYLHAKSREQIPETLWPVLKKQVEEAIKHWREPDRGIWEVRGEPQHFTSSKVMCWVALDRGSKLAERQGEKSYAQQWHAIAEEIKADILEHGVDSRGVFTQRYGSDALDASLLLVVLTRFLPPDDPRVRNTVLAIANELTEEGLVLRYRVEETDDGLSGEEGTFTICSFWLVSALVEIGEVARAKRLCERLLSYASPLHLYAEEIEPRTGRHLGNFPQAFTHLALINAVVHVIRAEEEADSTGGFQPANAPL; encoded by the coding sequence ATGGTCCTGCACGCCGACCCCGCCGACGGCGCCCCCGAGGAGGCGTTCGAAACGGCCCCCGAAACGGTCCTAGCGTCGCCGATCGACTTCAATGCGCCCGGGCCCCTCGCGCCGAGCGGGTCGCTGCGGAACCCGTTTCCGCCGATCGCCGATTACGCGTTCCTGTCGGACTGGGAGACGACGTGCCTGATCTCGCCGGCCGGGTCGGTGGAGTGGCTGTGCGTGCCCCGGCCGGACTCCCCCAGCGTGTTCGGCGCGATCCTGGACCGCAGCGCCGGCCATTTCCGGCTGGGCCCCTACGGCGTCTCGGTCCCGTCGGCGCGCCGCTACCTGCCCGGCAGCCTGATCATGGAGACCACCTGGCAGACCCCGACCGGGTGGCTGATCGTACGCGACGCGCTGGTCATGGGGCCGTGGCACGACATCGAGCGCCGATCGCGGACGCACCGCCGCACGCCGATGGACTGGGACGCCGAACACATCCTGCTGCGCACGGTGCGCTGCGTCAGCGGGACCGCCGAGCTGATGATGAGCTGCGAGCCGGCCTTCGACTACCACCGCGTCGGGGCGGTCTGGGAATACTCGGCCAACGCGTACGGCGAGGCCATCGCGCGCGCCAGCAGGCAGCCGGACACCCATCCGACGCTGCGGCTGACCAGCAACCTGCGGATCGGGCTGGAGGGCCGCGAAGCGCGGGCGCGCACCCGGATGAAAGAGGGCGACGACGTGTTCGTCGCGCTGAGCTGGACCAAGCACCCGGCGCCGCAGACCTATGAAGAGGCCGCCGACAGGATGTGGCAGACCACCGAGTGCTGGCGGCAGTGGATCAACATCGGCAATTTCCCCGACCACCCGTGGCGGGCCTACCTGCAGCGCAGCGCGCTGACGCTGAAGGGGCTGACGTATTCCCCCACCGGCGCGCTGCTGGCCGCCAGCACCACGTCGCTGCCCGAAACGCCGCAGGGCGAACGCAACTGGGACTACCGCTACGCCTGGGTTCGCGACTCGACGTTCGCGTTGTGGGGCCTTTACACGCTGGGGCTGGACCGCGAGGCCGACGACTTCTTCGCCTTCATCGCCGACGTGTCCGGCGCCAACAGCAACGAGCGCCACCCGCTGCAGGTGATGTACGGCGTCGGCGGCGAGCGCAGCCTGGTCGAAGACGAGCTGCACCACCTGTCCGGGTACGACCACGCCCGCCCGGTGCGGATCGGCAACGGCGCCTACGACCAGGTCCAGCACGACATCTGGGGCTCGATCCTGGACTCGTTCTACCTGCACGCCAAATCGCGCGAGCAGATCCCGGAGACCTTGTGGCCGGTGCTGAAGAAGCAGGTGGAGGAGGCGATCAAACACTGGCGGGAGCCCGACCGGGGAATCTGGGAGGTGCGCGGCGAGCCGCAGCACTTCACCTCCTCGAAGGTGATGTGTTGGGTCGCCCTGGACCGTGGGTCCAAGCTGGCCGAGCGGCAGGGCGAGAAGAGCTACGCCCAGCAGTGGCACGCCATCGCCGAGGAGATCAAGGCCGACATCCTCGAGCACGGGGTGGACTCGCGTGGCGTGTTCACCCAGCGCTACGGCAGCGACGCGCTGGACGCGTCGCTGCTGCTGGTGGTGCTGACCCGATTCCTGCCGCCGGACGATCCGCGTGTGCGCAACACCGTGCTGGCGATCGCCAACGAGCTCACCGAGGAAGGCCTGGTGCTGCGCTACCGCGTCGAGGAGACCGATGACGGGCTGTCGGGCGAGGAGGGCACGTTCACGATCTGCTCGTTCTGGCTGGTGTCCGCGCTGGTCGAGATCGGCGAGGTGGCCCGCGCCAAGCGGCTGTGCGAGCGGCTGCTGTCCTACGCCAGCCCGCTGCACCTCTACGCCGAGGAGATCGAGCCGCGGACCGGCCGGCACCTGGGCAATTTCCCGCAGGCGTTCACCCACCTGGCGCTGATCAACGCGGTGGTCCACGTCATCCGCGCCGAGGAGGAGGCCGACAGCACGGGGGGCTTCCAGCCCGCGAACGCGCCCCTGTGA
- a CDS encoding sensor domain-containing protein: MRSRWFVVVALAAVTLVAGCTAAVGGTARRAPGPTPRSLTGQAIERVLLGNRTLSRILKQPLNLDPRFPPRFGGPEELQDDALGSPADCLGVAAMLQHSVYQFARVTNVAVETWRHRAVSAEVTSVKEAVVSVPTAADADALFASFSRQWQKCDGAAMSLPGSIFRLQGKISDVHVATSLLAATVSIGWTSARPDSASIPAGRAIGVRGNCLIEVEVDFFHPSNPSRGPGDIDNTATDVAHSMMDRVSALI; this comes from the coding sequence ATGAGAAGCCGCTGGTTCGTCGTGGTCGCGCTGGCGGCCGTGACGCTGGTCGCCGGCTGCACCGCGGCCGTCGGGGGCACGGCCCGGCGGGCGCCTGGGCCGACGCCGCGATCGCTTACCGGGCAAGCCATCGAGCGGGTGCTGCTCGGCAACAGGACGCTGTCGCGAATCCTCAAGCAGCCGTTGAATCTTGATCCCCGCTTTCCGCCGCGGTTCGGGGGCCCCGAGGAGTTGCAGGACGACGCGTTGGGCTCGCCCGCCGATTGCCTCGGCGTCGCCGCGATGCTGCAGCACAGCGTCTACCAATTCGCCAGGGTGACCAACGTCGCGGTCGAGACCTGGCGGCACAGAGCCGTGTCCGCGGAGGTGACCAGCGTGAAGGAGGCCGTGGTCAGCGTGCCCACGGCCGCTGACGCCGACGCGCTGTTCGCGAGCTTTTCCCGGCAGTGGCAAAAATGCGATGGCGCGGCGATGTCGTTGCCGGGCAGCATCTTCCGGCTCCAAGGCAAGATCAGCGACGTCCACGTTGCCACTTCTCTCCTCGCGGCCACCGTTTCGATCGGATGGACGTCGGCCCGCCCGGACTCGGCATCCATTCCGGCGGGCCGCGCCATCGGCGTGCGGGGCAATTGCCTTATCGAGGTCGAGGTCGACTTCTTCCACCCGTCGAACCCGTCGCGCGGGCCGGGCGACATCGACAACACCGCCACCGACGTCGCGCACAGCATGATGGACAGGGTCAGCGCGCTGATCTGA
- a CDS encoding sulfate ABC transporter substrate-binding protein has translation MLDDIGSAPRRRPVRHVGALALIVGVVAACHGGASDVVGGGGLANAHTSITLVAYSVPEPGWSKVIPAFNASDEGKGVQVITSYGASGDQSRGVVDGKPADVVNFSVEPDITRLVKAGKVSKDWNTDATKGIPFGSVVTLVVRKGNPKNIRDWDDLLRPGVEVITPSPLSSGSAKWNLLAPYAVKSDGGANGQAGVDFINKLVREHVKLRPGSGREATDVFVQGSGDVLISYENEAIATERAGKPVEHVNPPKTFKIENPVAVVTTSPHLDAAVAFKNFQYTAAAQKVWAQAGFRPVDPAVAADFRDRYPVPVKLWTIADLGGWGTVDPRLFDKNSGSITKIYTQATG, from the coding sequence ATGCTTGACGACATCGGCAGCGCCCCGCGCCGGCGGCCCGTCCGGCACGTCGGGGCGCTCGCCCTGATTGTCGGTGTCGTTGCCGCGTGTCACGGTGGTGCCAGCGACGTCGTCGGTGGCGGCGGGCTGGCCAACGCGCACACGAGCATCACGCTGGTCGCCTATTCGGTCCCAGAACCGGGCTGGAGCAAGGTGATTCCCGCGTTCAACGCCTCGGACGAGGGCAAGGGCGTGCAGGTGATCACCTCGTATGGCGCCTCCGGCGACCAGTCGCGCGGCGTCGTCGACGGTAAGCCGGCCGATGTCGTGAACTTCTCCGTCGAGCCCGACATCACCCGATTGGTCAAGGCCGGCAAGGTTTCCAAGGACTGGAACACCGACGCCACCAAGGGAATCCCGTTCGGGTCGGTGGTTACGCTGGTGGTGCGCAAGGGCAATCCGAAAAACATCAGGGATTGGGACGACCTGTTGCGGCCCGGCGTCGAGGTCATCACGCCCAGCCCACTGAGTTCGGGGTCGGCCAAGTGGAATCTGCTTGCCCCGTACGCCGTCAAGAGCGACGGCGGCGCCAACGGTCAGGCCGGCGTTGACTTCATCAACAAGTTGGTGCGGGAGCACGTGAAATTGCGTCCCGGGTCGGGGCGGGAGGCCACCGACGTCTTCGTCCAGGGCAGCGGCGACGTGTTGATCAGCTACGAGAACGAGGCCATCGCCACCGAACGGGCGGGCAAACCGGTCGAGCACGTCAACCCGCCGAAGACCTTCAAGATCGAGAATCCCGTGGCGGTGGTCACCACCAGCCCGCACCTCGACGCCGCCGTCGCCTTCAAAAACTTCCAGTACACCGCCGCGGCGCAGAAGGTGTGGGCGCAGGCCGGATTTCGGCCGGTGGATCCGGCCGTCGCGGCCGACTTCCGGGACCGATATCCGGTTCCGGTGAAACTGTGGACGATTGCCGACCTCGGCGGTTGGGGGACGGTGGATCCGCGGCTGTTCGACAAGAACTCCGGGAGCATCACCAAGATCTACACGCAGGCCACCGGATGA
- a CDS encoding FAD-dependent oxidoreductase, which yields MPPGSDETTCLIAGGGPAGMILGLLLARAGVDVTVMEKHADFLRDFRGDTVHASTLRLLDELGLGPRFAQIPHRLIDAVHMEIQNVPVSLDLTRLPGAHQHIALVPQWDFLELVASVAETEPTFRLLRSTEVLDVIRDGGRADRIAGVTYRDQAGEIREMRAELTVACDGRSSTVRSAVGLTPHSFGAPMDVWWFRLPRRPDDPSGLAGVLRAGHAAITIDRGDYYQIAYIIPKGSDAAMRAQGIEALHRALVSMVPWLADRVDTLTSFDDVKLLDVQLNRLRRWYSDGVLLIGDAAHAMSPVGGVGINLAVADAVAAAHILARPLRAGRVSARQLARVQARRWLPTAILQAAQRMIHANVIAAAVVGADPRPPRAVLLVSRTRALRRFIGYMVAIGPLPEHAPKFARRPA from the coding sequence ATGCCACCCGGATCCGACGAAACGACCTGTCTCATCGCCGGCGGCGGGCCGGCGGGCATGATCCTCGGCCTGCTGTTGGCCCGCGCCGGCGTCGACGTCACGGTGATGGAAAAACACGCCGACTTCCTGCGCGACTTTCGGGGCGACACGGTGCACGCGAGCACCTTGCGGCTGCTGGACGAGCTCGGTCTGGGGCCGCGGTTCGCGCAGATCCCGCATCGCCTCATCGACGCCGTCCACATGGAGATCCAGAACGTACCGGTGAGCCTCGACCTGACCCGCCTTCCGGGCGCGCACCAGCACATCGCCCTGGTGCCGCAGTGGGACTTCCTCGAGCTGGTGGCCAGCGTCGCCGAGACCGAGCCGACCTTCCGGTTGTTGCGCAGCACCGAGGTGCTCGACGTGATCCGCGACGGCGGGCGCGCCGACCGAATCGCCGGCGTCACCTACCGCGACCAGGCGGGCGAAATCAGGGAAATGCGCGCCGAGTTGACGGTGGCCTGCGACGGCCGCTCGTCGACGGTGCGCTCGGCGGTTGGCCTGACCCCGCACAGCTTCGGCGCCCCGATGGACGTGTGGTGGTTCCGGTTACCCCGCCGGCCCGACGATCCGAGCGGGCTGGCCGGCGTGCTCCGGGCCGGGCACGCGGCGATCACGATCGACCGCGGCGACTACTACCAGATCGCCTACATCATCCCGAAGGGAAGCGACGCCGCGATGCGGGCCCAGGGCATCGAGGCGCTGCACCGGGCGCTGGTCAGCATGGTGCCCTGGCTCGCCGACCGCGTGGACACGCTGACGTCGTTCGACGACGTGAAACTGCTTGACGTGCAGCTCAATCGGCTCCGCCGCTGGTACTCCGACGGGGTGCTTCTGATCGGCGACGCGGCGCACGCGATGTCGCCGGTGGGCGGTGTCGGCATCAACCTGGCGGTGGCCGACGCGGTGGCCGCCGCGCACATACTGGCCCGCCCGTTGCGCGCGGGACGGGTGTCCGCCCGGCAGCTGGCCCGGGTGCAGGCGCGCCGGTGGCTCCCGACGGCGATTCTGCAGGCGGCACAACGGATGATCCACGCCAACGTCATCGCGGCCGCCGTCGTCGGCGCCGATCCACGACCGCCGCGGGCCGTGCTGCTGGTGAGCCGAACGCGGGCGCTGCGGCGATTCATCGGCTACATGGTGGCGATCGGCCCGCTACCCGAACACGCGCCGAAGTTCGCCAGGCGCCCCGCATAG
- a CDS encoding type II toxin-antitoxin system PemK/MazF family toxin, translating to MASARKSQWKTFQRFAENLVFAGAPRLVRHVQNSQTVLRELQHAVKITANVIAAAAPQPPGAITAGRPVTSGSFPTAQRARKLVYAPDLDGRADPGEIVWTWVVYEDDPTRGKDRPVLVVGRDRRVLLGLMVSSQQRHAGDPDWVGIGSGAWDYEGRESWVRLDRVLDVPEEGIRREGAILDRYIFEVVATRLRADYAWT from the coding sequence ATGGCGTCTGCGCGGAAATCGCAGTGGAAGACGTTTCAGCGTTTTGCGGAGAATCTTGTTTTCGCCGGGGCTCCGCGCCTGGTCCGGCACGTGCAGAACTCGCAGACCGTGCTGCGGGAACTCCAGCACGCGGTGAAGATCACGGCGAACGTCATCGCCGCGGCCGCGCCGCAACCACCCGGTGCGATCACCGCGGGACGGCCGGTGACCAGCGGCAGCTTCCCCACCGCGCAGCGGGCGCGCAAGCTCGTGTACGCCCCGGATCTCGATGGCCGAGCCGACCCCGGGGAGATCGTGTGGACGTGGGTGGTCTACGAGGACGATCCCACCCGCGGCAAGGACCGGCCGGTCCTCGTCGTGGGCCGCGACCGGCGCGTCTTGCTGGGATTGATGGTGTCCAGCCAACAGCGCCACGCCGGCGACCCGGACTGGGTCGGGATTGGCTCGGGCGCTTGGGATTACGAAGGCCGCGAAAGCTGGGTCCGGCTGGACCGGGTGCTCGACGTGCCCGAGGAGGGCATTCGCCGCGAGGGCGCGATCCTGGACCGCTACATCTTCGAGGTGGTGGCCACCCGGCTGCGCGCGGACTACGCCTGGACCTAA
- a CDS encoding CBS domain-containing protein, producing MRIADVLRNKGAAVVTINPDATVRELLAGLADQNIGAMVVVGDEGVVGIVSERDVVRQLHTHGASVLSRPVSKIMTATVATCTKNDTVDTLSVLMTRNRVRHVPVLDGRKLIGIVSIGDVVKTRMEELEAEQQQLHSYITQG from the coding sequence ATGCGGATTGCGGACGTCTTGCGGAACAAGGGTGCGGCGGTGGTGACGATCAACCCGGATGCGACGGTCCGGGAGTTGCTTGCCGGCCTCGCCGACCAGAACATCGGCGCCATGGTGGTGGTCGGCGACGAGGGGGTCGTCGGCATCGTGTCCGAGCGCGACGTCGTGCGCCAGCTGCACACGCATGGCGCCAGCGTGCTGTCCCGGCCGGTCTCCAAGATCATGACCGCGACGGTTGCCACGTGCACGAAGAATGACACGGTCGACACCCTCAGCGTGCTGATGACCAGGAACCGGGTGCGCCACGTGCCGGTGCTGGACGGGAGGAAGCTGATCGGCATCGTCAGCATCGGCGACGTGGTGAAGACCCGGATGGAAGAGCTCGAGGCCGAGCAGCAGCAGCTGCACTCCTACATCACGCAGGGGTAG
- the lepA gene encoding translation elongation factor 4 has product MSAQTPYSQHRRGRPGAIVSQCVPATPHGYAGRTSKPPLKRPQACADQEIPISSFADKTFTAPAQIRNFCIIAHIDHGKSTLADRMLQLTGVVDERSMRAQYLDRMDIERERGITIKAQNVRLPWRVDDTDYVLHLIDTPGHVDFTYEVSRALEACEGAVLLVDAAQGIEAQTLANLYLALDRDLTIIPVLNKIDLPAADPDRYAGEIAHIIGCEPTEVLRVSGKTGEGVAHLLDEVVRQVPPPQGDADAPTRAMIFDSVYDIYRGVVTYVRVVDGKISPRERIAMMSTGATHELLEVGIVSPEPKPSEGLGVGEVGYLITGVKDVRQSKVGDTVTTARHGATEALTGYREPKPMVYSGLYPVDGSDYPNLRDALDKLQLNDAALTYEPETSVALGFGFRCGFLGLLHMEITRERLEREFDLDLISTSPNVVYRVEKEDDTEIVVTNPSDWPEGKIRTVYEPVVKTTIIAPSEFIGTIMELCQSRRGELGGMDYLSPERVELRYTMPLGEIIFDFFDSLKSRTRGYASLDYEEAGEQEAQLVKVDILLQGEAVDAFSAIVHKDSAFAYGNKMTTKLKELIPRQQFEVPVQAAIGSKIIARENIRAIRKDVLSKCYGGDITRKRKLLEKQKEGKKRMKTIGRVEVPQEAFVAALSTDAAGDKGKK; this is encoded by the coding sequence ATTTCCGCGCAGACGCCATATTCGCAGCATAGACGCGGGCGGCCGGGTGCGATTGTGTCCCAGTGTGTCCCGGCCACCCCGCATGGATACGCTGGACGCACCAGCAAACCGCCGCTCAAGCGGCCGCAAGCGTGCGCAGACCAGGAGATTCCCATCAGCAGTTTCGCCGACAAGACCTTCACCGCGCCGGCGCAGATTCGGAACTTCTGCATCATCGCCCACATCGACCATGGCAAGTCGACCCTGGCCGACCGGATGCTTCAGCTCACCGGCGTCGTCGACGAGCGGTCGATGCGCGCCCAGTACCTGGACCGGATGGACATCGAGCGCGAGCGCGGGATCACCATCAAGGCGCAGAACGTGCGGCTGCCGTGGAGAGTTGATGACACGGATTACGTGCTGCACCTGATCGACACGCCGGGCCACGTCGACTTCACCTACGAGGTGTCGCGCGCGCTGGAGGCCTGCGAGGGCGCGGTGCTGCTGGTCGACGCGGCCCAGGGCATCGAGGCCCAGACCCTGGCCAACCTCTACCTGGCGCTGGACCGCGACCTGACGATCATCCCGGTGCTCAACAAGATCGACCTGCCGGCCGCCGATCCGGATCGCTACGCCGGCGAGATCGCCCACATCATCGGCTGCGAGCCGACCGAGGTGCTGCGGGTGTCGGGCAAGACCGGCGAGGGCGTGGCCCATCTGCTCGACGAGGTGGTCCGTCAGGTGCCGCCCCCGCAGGGCGACGCCGACGCGCCCACCCGCGCGATGATCTTCGACTCGGTCTACGACATCTACCGCGGCGTGGTCACCTACGTCCGCGTGGTGGACGGCAAGATCAGCCCGCGCGAACGCATCGCGATGATGTCCACCGGCGCCACGCACGAACTGCTCGAGGTCGGCATCGTCTCGCCCGAACCCAAACCCAGCGAGGGCCTGGGCGTGGGGGAGGTGGGCTACCTGATCACCGGGGTCAAGGACGTCCGCCAGTCCAAGGTCGGCGACACCGTGACGACCGCGCGGCACGGCGCCACCGAGGCGCTCACCGGCTACCGCGAACCCAAGCCGATGGTCTACTCGGGGCTGTATCCCGTCGACGGGTCGGATTACCCGAACCTGCGCGACGCCCTGGACAAGCTGCAGCTCAACGACGCGGCCCTGACCTATGAGCCGGAAACGTCGGTGGCGCTGGGCTTCGGGTTCCGGTGCGGCTTCCTGGGCCTGCTGCACATGGAGATCACCCGCGAGCGCCTGGAACGCGAATTCGACCTCGACCTCATCTCGACGTCGCCGAACGTGGTGTACCGCGTGGAAAAAGAGGACGACACCGAAATCGTGGTGACGAATCCGTCGGACTGGCCCGAGGGCAAGATCCGCACGGTGTACGAGCCCGTCGTCAAGACGACCATCATCGCGCCCAGCGAGTTCATCGGCACGATCATGGAGCTGTGCCAGTCCCGCCGCGGCGAGCTGGGGGGCATGGACTACCTGTCGCCCGAGCGGGTGGAGCTGCGCTACACCATGCCGCTCGGCGAGATCATCTTCGACTTCTTCGACTCGCTGAAGTCGCGCACCCGCGGCTACGCCAGCCTCGACTACGAGGAGGCCGGCGAGCAGGAGGCCCAGCTGGTCAAGGTCGACATCCTGCTCCAGGGCGAGGCCGTCGACGCGTTTTCCGCGATCGTGCACAAGGACTCGGCGTTCGCCTACGGCAACAAGATGACCACCAAGCTCAAGGAGCTGATCCCGCGCCAGCAGTTCGAGGTGCCCGTGCAGGCGGCCATCGGATCGAAAATCATTGCGCGCGAAAACATCCGCGCGATCCGCAAGGACGTGCTGTCCAAGTGCTACGGCGGTGACATCACCCGCAAACGCAAGCTTCTGGAGAAGCAGAAGGAAGGCAAGAAGCGGATGAAGACCATCGGGCGCGTCGAGGTGCCGCAGGAGGCGTTCGTCGCCGCGCTGTCCACCGACGCCGCCGGGGACAAGGGCAAGAAGTGA